In Bos taurus isolate L1 Dominette 01449 registration number 42190680 breed Hereford chromosome 17, ARS-UCD2.0, whole genome shotgun sequence, the genomic window AGGCTCCAGTGACTAAGATGCCTGTGTCTACTATTGTGGCATCATCTTAGAAACAGGTGTGCCAGAAGGCTTTCTGCCTATTCTGGGCATAGACCTGTTTATCAACCAACCCTGTGTTATAACCagcttttagagaaaaaaattcaagatgaTAAAAGTTAATAGGAGGACTGTTTTTGAGATTAGAACATAATATTTGTCAGTCTGAACACCACTGAATTCTTTTCTCTTGCCTATAAATGCTCTGTGGCCCTGGCCCTTTACTGGCTGAGGATTTCTGCTCCACGCTCCATCAGTATGTAGTTTAGAAGTTCTTAACCTCAGCTTTTCACGACTTACACAGAAACCTACTAATACTGATGCTAAGAACTACTTAATATCTTGGCTCTAGGGAGTTTTTTCCCCCACTGATGATCTCAATTATAGCTTTTAAATCCTAAGTACCAGCTTGCAAGACAGGTAAGTGAGAAAAGAAGCCTTTTTATAGATCCAAGGAATTTCattatggaaagaaaaaacagactGAACAAATGATTACCTGACTCACCAGCAATGGTGAAGCAATGGTGATCTCAAAGCCAATATTACATAATGAACCTACTGCTTAAAGATCTATAAACAGCTTCATATGACTAATTCACACTCAATCAAAGGAcagttttctcaaaaataaattggacttcattgtGACAGAGACAGCCCTGTTTTAAAAAGCCTAAAGAAGGCTACtctaaggacaaaaaaaaaaaggaaaaataaacctaCATGACTTTTGGTTTTCTTCATTCTCTTTGTATAACCGGTTTACTTTCTCTACTAGCTCCCATTTTTCACAGCAGCCAGAATAGTTGACGAAATTCCGAGCCAGGATCTCCTTCAGCTGGCGCACGCTCATCCCCTCCACGTCCTCAAGGCTTGACAAGTCGGACAGAGAAGCTCTCACTCTCTTCTTGGTGAGGCCAGGCGTCTGAAATCACAGAGTGCATCCATTACCTCTGTTCCTGCAAATTCAGCAAGGAAAACAGCATACCACATTCACCCTACAGGCATCACTGGTCCTGGAGATTCGACCCAGGCTTCTCACGAGTCCTTGTGTCTTATATGCTGTGCTGCGTTCAAACTTGAAGCAACAACCTATGCTAATCTAGCGGAAGTCCACATGGGTATTTTCCCTACCAGGGTGAAGACATGTCAAGAAAATCAAATTACACAGGCAGTCTCACCCGGTCCTCCAAGTTTTCTTCGTCATCGTCGTCGTCATCGTCGTCGTcgtcatcatcatcttcatcgtCTTCTGTGTTTGCTGAAGCTATTTCACTGGGCTCCTACACACATAATGGATATCAGGCCAGGACTTTTCCTAGCAATGTCAACCCGTATTTATCACTGGAGAAAACCCTTCCAGCCATCCTCCCTAAGAATGACCCCAACACCTGGTATACTCCACACCTTCCCAGGGTCCTGAGAGCCGCTGCCCCTCCCAAAGAGTTGGGCCCCACATGATTCTCTAAACAACTAACCTTCCATAGTTATCTCACAAGTCAAATTCCTATAAGAGTGTGAATCTGTAAAAGTCTAACCAGAAATATTAACTCCCCAAGGAGTTAAGAAGGGCCCATCACAGGATACCAAAGCCAACAGTGTATGAAATTGCACTGTGTCCTGATAAAGGACCTGCACATGGCTAGTTTAACTGGAGCCTCTAAGATACAGGTAGAAACTAAAGCTCTAAGATCAGCCCTAGTGTCAGGGCTATTTGATTTCAAAGATCTCAGTCTTACTATCTCATACTTAGCCATTCTAATTCCAAGCAAAGCTTTCTAGAATAATTCACTGATGGTGGATGCTAGTTCTAGTTTTTAGAAGTTCCTCAACCATCAGATACTTTTTTCTTTAGGGAGAACAGAAAGCCTATGTCAATTTTCAATTTCAAGTATTCTATCCTAGTAGTTCATAAGCACCATATTGTAATACCCAAAACCCACACCTCCTGAGTGGTGTCATATACCCCAAAGTGACACGAAGGTCAGACACATGCGTCTTCTGTTTGCATCATAATTGTGCCAGCTGCCATTtgacaaaacaataaaatgccTAGCTTGGGCTTATTTAATTTATGACTATTTAGAAAGCAACTAGACCACATTTCCCTCTGCTTCTAACCTTTTTCCTCAGAGGAGAAAATTAAACTCGGAGATAAATGTTCAAAACAATTCTTTCAGCATTTTAGAATCATTCATATATACAAATTGGGTATTAATTACAAGCCCTTGCACGTTATTCCATCAGAATGCCCAAGGACCTCACTGGGACAACATGCTGCACTGGCATTTCTTTGAAATGAGTAAATAACCGTATCGTGTTGCTAATTCAGATGGCTCTTTCCCAATATCTAGATGAGCACAACTTTACTGTAGCAAGACAACTGGGCATTAGGTTACCTTATAGTTTCCATGGTCACTGACACACAAATAGTAAACATTTTTACTAGTTTTAATAGTAAACACAAACAGTAAAAATGTTTACATCCTGTAAACATTTATGTGCTACGTTTCATGGCCATTATTTCGACAGCTAGTATTTAACTATAGGATTTAAGGAAACTGGGATAACTAAGGTCAAGAGACTGATGAGCTCTTTTCAGACCCTTTGTACAGCACCCAAGTGCAGAGCTTCACACTAGGGGAGCCAGCAGGCACAGAGTTCAGCAAAGTGTGGAACCTTGCCTCAGCAAGGAGCCATCAGCCCTGAAGGCCCCACCACACTGGCCAAGAGCGGATGATGTGCCAGGCCCTTGGGGTAACTGTACCCTCGTACCTGTGCCAGCGCTCCAGATCCTAAGGTCCGGTCTCCACCCATAAGCTCTCCCTGAAACGAAGATGCGGTAGCAGACGGGGCTGTATAGTTTGAAAAAAATGAGTGTGTAAAAAAGCTAGAAGTCTGGGACCTTGAGGAATTGAGACTGCTCGTGTCCAAGTCATCCTCAGAGCCCAGCCGATGGTGGCACAGGACCAGGTCCACCAAGTCTTCTTTCTCCCGACAGGTATCAATCGGTATGTTTCGAAGGATGAGATACTGTCGGAGATCCTTCACTTTCAGTCGCATTAACTGAGGGCGCTGAAAGGCTGTCTCTTGTAATAAGTGACAAGTGGAACATCTACGGAGATTTTCTTGTAAGACTGAACACACGGAGCAAAAATCTTTCTTGCAGTCACAACATACATGctgaagagacaaagagaaaagaagcatTTAATGACAGCCAGACATAAGCCACTGCAAAAGCCCtagttttccttttgtcttctattaaaattaaattttagctTTTATGAAGCCCCCTATGGCACCAGACCCATGGGCGTTTCATGTTCTCAAAGCTGTGAAAATCAAAACAGTCGTTGCTGAGGCAGTCTGGATTCACTGAAGTACAAATATagccctttaaaaaatataactattGTGTTAATGAATTAAAACCTTTTCCACCCATGGGTGCAAACATGTAATTAGCAAAGCAGAGCTGACTTGAACCACATGGAGCAGAAAAGCACAAGCACAAACTCTTCCTGCTCTTTTCCTGTGAAAATTTCCTGGTTTAAAGAGAAGGGGGGCTGTACACATTAAACAAACACAAtgctgttaatcaactatatccaatataaaataaaaaataagtaaagagaagaggggaaagcctaacacagagaggaaaagagaaagacaactgATCTCTCAACATCAAGCCAAGCAAACAGAGTACACCACTTTACAATATCtgtaccctcagttcagttcatttgctcagtcgtgtctgactctttgcgaccccatgaatcacagcatgccaggcctccctgtccatcaccaactcccagagttcactcaaactcacatccatcgagtcggtgatgccatccagccatctcatcctctgtcgtccccttctcctcctgcccccaatccctcccagcatcagggtcttttccaatgagtcaactctttgcatgaggtggccaaaatattggagtttc contains:
- the RNF34 gene encoding E3 ubiquitin-protein ligase RNF34 isoform X1; the encoded protein is MWASCCGLLNEVMGTGAVRGQQSGFAGGTGPFRFTPNSDFSAYPPASAEGPNIVCKACGLSFSVFRKKHVCCDCKKDFCSVCSVLQENLRRCSTCHLLQETAFQRPQLMRLKVKDLRQYLILRNIPIDTCREKEDLVDLVLCHHRLGSEDDLDTSSLNSSRSQTSSFFTHSFFSNYTAPSATASSFQGELMGGDRTLGSGALAQEPSEIASANTEDDEDDDDDDDDDDDDDEENLEDRTPGLTKKRVRASLSDLSSLEDVEGMSVRQLKEILARNFVNYSGCCEKWELVEKVNRLYKENEENQKSYGERLQLQDEEDDSLCRICMDAVIDCVLLECGHMVTCTKCGKRMSECPICRQYVVRAVHVFKS
- the RNF34 gene encoding E3 ubiquitin-protein ligase RNF34; translated protein: MKAGATSMWASCCGLLNEVMGTGAVRGQQSGFAGGTGPFRFTPNSDFSAYPPASAEGPNIVCKACGLSFSVFRKKHVCCDCKKDFCSVCSVLQENLRRCSTCHLLQETAFQRPQLMRLKVKDLRQYLILRNIPIDTCREKEDLVDLVLCHHRLGSEDDLDTSSLNSSRSQTSSFFTHSFFSNYTAPSATASSFQGELMGGDRTLGSGALAQEPSEIASANTEDDEDDDDDDDDDDDDDEENLEDRTPGLTKKRVRASLSDLSSLEDVEGMSVRQLKEILARNFVNYSGCCEKWELVEKVNRLYKENEENQKSYGERLQLQDEEDDSLCRICMDAVIDCVLLECGHMVTCTKCGKRMSECPICRQYVVRAVHVFKS
- the RNF34 gene encoding E3 ubiquitin-protein ligase RNF34 isoform X2 — encoded protein: MKAGATSMWASCCGLLNEVMGTGAVRGQQSGFAGGTGPFRFTPNSDFSAYPPASAEGPNIVCKACGLSFSVFRKKHVCCDCKKDFCSVCSVLQENLRRCSTCHLLQETAFQRPQLMRLKVKDLRQYLILRNIPIDTCREKEDLVDLVLCHHRLGSEDDLDTSSLNSSRSQTSSFFTHSFFSNYTAPSATASSFQGELMGGDRTLGSGALAQTPGLTKKRVRASLSDLSSLEDVEGMSVRQLKEILARNFVNYSGCCEKWELVEKVNRLYKENEENQKSYGERLQLQDEEDDSLCRICMDAVIDCVLLECGHMVTCTKCGKRMSECPICRQYVVRAVHVFKS